A genomic window from Agreia sp. COWG includes:
- a CDS encoding VWA domain-containing protein, with the protein MTRTRRGDISHGAGGALSRDPLALLERGQRLAIDSWLGGGRFGILLTGDAWLADELFGALYPAAGHAFGLAESVEVEAVSSLNGCRVLARAWCSDDVHPALLRLCTVVLRLGTTQTTASHGSMRHVAGAVRHPDPVDGTLAMLAAHGIADHGLDVGAAYLALDLAPRCPDVVEVVRHLVALPRVGEGSRSDDEDSTTPGMEPSDAEAPEAPADDAFDQPTADLRPSDATDDGDDGDDDAVTEPNDGSAPATSGGSRGPESCADDRRPSDDPPGDDDRRDQLIAADADGVDESAEQQESDATVQPAPVADRSPAPGIDQLSDEAIDDVAGAVDPEAMELRRTAVQGEPGADTGALEPGSRTAIDAALTARRSRSLASAHHRGRRNAFSTSSQSGSSMRDVPLERAEGRLAIVATVRRATLRRALAGAGADAARADPGQLIRREDLRGTLRRRRGGVHTIVIVDGSSSMGVTGFGQARSAADVALARIASERGSASVIVAAGLTARVLLPSTTSATRIRSAIGGLVPDGGTPLADAALLAAELCGPHPRSRLRVLILSDARATVSSDGRTDARIVRDDLVICLRQLGALVDRIILVPTGSTRLPPLDRDLDQFTSAGVLVVSAAPARKSS; encoded by the coding sequence ATGACGCGCACGCGGCGCGGTGATATCTCCCACGGAGCCGGCGGCGCTCTGAGCCGCGACCCGTTGGCTCTGCTCGAGCGCGGGCAGAGACTGGCGATCGACTCGTGGCTGGGAGGCGGCCGATTCGGTATTCTGCTCACCGGTGACGCCTGGCTCGCCGACGAACTGTTCGGTGCCCTCTACCCGGCGGCCGGCCACGCCTTCGGTCTGGCCGAGTCCGTCGAGGTAGAGGCCGTGAGCTCTCTGAACGGATGCCGGGTGCTGGCGAGGGCCTGGTGTAGCGACGACGTGCATCCGGCGCTGCTTCGCCTCTGCACGGTCGTTCTGCGCCTGGGAACGACACAGACGACCGCATCGCACGGATCGATGCGGCATGTCGCAGGAGCAGTTCGGCACCCTGACCCCGTCGACGGAACTCTCGCCATGCTCGCCGCCCATGGGATCGCAGATCACGGCCTGGATGTGGGCGCCGCGTACCTGGCACTCGATCTTGCCCCGCGTTGCCCCGACGTCGTCGAGGTCGTCCGACACCTCGTCGCTCTCCCCCGCGTCGGCGAGGGGTCACGGTCAGACGACGAGGACTCGACGACCCCGGGAATGGAACCCTCGGATGCCGAGGCTCCCGAGGCGCCCGCCGACGACGCCTTCGACCAGCCGACGGCAGATCTCCGGCCGTCGGACGCCACCGACGACGGTGACGACGGTGACGACGACGCGGTCACCGAACCGAACGATGGATCGGCGCCGGCGACCTCAGGCGGATCTCGTGGCCCGGAGTCATGCGCAGACGATCGGCGGCCGAGTGACGACCCACCCGGTGACGACGATCGGAGAGATCAGCTCATCGCCGCTGACGCGGACGGCGTCGACGAATCGGCGGAGCAGCAAGAATCAGACGCAACCGTGCAGCCGGCACCCGTCGCAGACCGTTCCCCGGCCCCGGGCATCGACCAGCTCTCCGACGAGGCCATCGATGACGTCGCCGGAGCCGTCGATCCCGAGGCGATGGAGCTGCGGCGCACGGCGGTGCAGGGTGAACCGGGGGCAGATACGGGGGCCTTGGAACCCGGTAGTCGTACCGCCATCGACGCCGCGCTCACCGCCCGTCGGTCACGATCGCTCGCCAGCGCCCACCACCGCGGCCGGCGCAACGCGTTCTCGACCTCGTCTCAGAGCGGGTCGTCGATGCGCGACGTTCCGCTCGAGAGGGCCGAGGGCCGTCTCGCGATCGTCGCGACCGTGCGTCGCGCAACACTGCGGCGGGCCCTCGCCGGGGCCGGTGCCGATGCCGCGCGCGCGGACCCCGGGCAGCTCATCAGGCGGGAGGACCTTCGCGGAACGCTGCGGCGCCGCCGCGGCGGCGTACACACGATCGTCATCGTCGACGGCTCCTCGTCGATGGGCGTCACCGGCTTCGGTCAGGCCCGAAGTGCGGCCGATGTGGCCCTTGCGCGGATCGCGAGCGAACGCGGCTCCGCGTCGGTCATCGTGGCCGCCGGTCTCACGGCCAGAGTGCTGCTTCCCTCGACGACGAGCGCGACGCGCATCCGATCCGCCATCGGCGGCCTCGTTCCCGACGGCGGCACGCCCCTCGCCGATGCAGCCCTCCTCGCGGCGGAGCTCTGCGGGCCGCACCCCCGCAGCCGCCTGAGGGTCCTCATCCTGTCTGACGCCCGGGCGACGGTGTCGAGCGACGGACGAACAGATGCACGCATCGTCCGCGACGATCTCGTGATCTGCCTGCGCCAACTCGGCGCGCTCGTCGACCGCATCATTCTCGTGCCCACGGGATCCACTCGCCTGCCGCCGCTCGACCGCGACCTCGATCAGTTCACCTCGGCCGGGGTGCTCGTCGTCAGCGCAGCGCCGGCCAGGAAAAGCTCTTGA
- a CDS encoding ATP-binding protein, whose amino-acid sequence MTSFPFTAILGQNELRRCLLLCAVDPAISGVLAFGDRGTGKSTTVRALGQLLSSAGLPLPVVDLPLGATEDRVLGALDIEHALRGEICFRPGLLAQADGGFLYIDEVNLLDDYIVDLLLDVAASGINRVERDGVSHVHPARFVLVGSGNPEEGELRPQLEDRFGLATHVSTITELPARLEIVRRRLAFDADASAFAARFAEEERLLASRVIEARERLDTVHLPEEILDRCVELCVEARAVGHRADIVLTRTARAAAAFAGRSAVTRADVAAAAVPTLRHRTPREPLERATAPAARVKLAAARVLGLRAA is encoded by the coding sequence GTGACCTCATTCCCTTTCACCGCGATCCTCGGCCAGAACGAACTCCGCCGATGCCTCCTTCTCTGCGCAGTCGACCCGGCAATCTCGGGTGTTCTGGCGTTCGGCGACCGAGGAACGGGCAAGTCCACAACGGTGCGCGCGCTCGGTCAGCTTCTGTCGTCAGCAGGTCTGCCGCTTCCCGTCGTCGATCTCCCACTGGGTGCGACAGAAGATCGAGTGCTCGGCGCACTCGACATCGAGCACGCCCTGCGCGGTGAGATCTGTTTCCGACCCGGCCTTCTCGCGCAGGCGGATGGCGGTTTCCTCTACATCGACGAGGTGAACCTGCTCGACGACTACATCGTCGATCTACTACTCGACGTCGCTGCCTCCGGCATCAACCGCGTCGAGCGAGACGGCGTGTCCCACGTCCATCCCGCCCGCTTCGTTCTCGTCGGAAGCGGAAATCCGGAGGAGGGCGAGCTCCGGCCCCAGCTCGAAGACCGCTTCGGCCTCGCGACACACGTGTCGACGATCACCGAACTGCCCGCCCGACTCGAGATCGTTCGGCGGCGCCTGGCGTTCGACGCCGATGCATCTGCCTTCGCCGCGCGGTTCGCCGAAGAGGAGCGGCTTCTCGCTTCGAGGGTCATCGAAGCAAGAGAACGTCTTGATACCGTGCACCTGCCCGAAGAGATCTTGGATCGCTGCGTCGAGTTGTGCGTCGAGGCGCGAGCGGTCGGCCATCGTGCCGACATCGTGCTCACCAGGACGGCCCGCGCGGCCGCCGCCTTCGCCGGGCGCTCGGCTGTCACGAGGGCCGACGTGGCCGCGGCGGCGGTTCCTACCCTGCGCCACCGCACGCCGCGCGAACCCTTGGAGCGCGCCACGGCGCCCGCCGCGCGGGTGAAGCTCGCGGCCGCCAGGGTGCTCGGGCTTCGAGCGGCATGA
- a CDS encoding amidohydrolase family protein — MLLIRDAVTALLDSAHETRDDIAIVDGVVVSAAVAATQEEDEVESLDASGCVVTPGLVNAHHHLLQSAFRTLPGTRGVPMQQWLPTMAAAYASVGIDPELGRAAALVGVSEGLLCGVTTVADHHLTWPEGCDDVGLALATASAAAELGGRLVFVRGSARDDPEQAALSAERIVAALAPDAVGGITADGMLQLAVGPAGVHSDSEETFRLLGEVARRHGLRRRTQANEQVDVAIALEKYGRRPIELLDEWGWLAPDVTLAHLCAVTSEEIDRLASAGVSATHAPGCDLPMGWGIAPVAALLAAGIDVGLGTSGGGSNDASHLLADARLAMQVAPLVGPAVPAREILGLATEGSARGLGRPELGHLRHGAAADLCVWDVSGVADAGVSDDVAGLLWANPGRRPKHVVVAGRVVVRDYELVEHDQAELARELSTLLARRRDVTGG, encoded by the coding sequence ATGTTGCTGATCCGAGACGCCGTCACCGCCCTGCTCGATTCCGCCCACGAGACGCGCGACGACATCGCCATCGTCGATGGCGTCGTCGTCTCTGCGGCCGTCGCCGCGACGCAGGAAGAGGACGAGGTCGAGAGCCTCGATGCCTCGGGGTGTGTGGTGACTCCCGGGCTCGTGAATGCGCACCATCACCTGCTGCAGAGCGCATTCCGCACCCTCCCCGGCACGCGCGGCGTGCCGATGCAGCAGTGGCTGCCGACGATGGCCGCGGCGTATGCCTCCGTCGGCATCGACCCCGAGCTGGGTCGGGCCGCCGCGCTGGTCGGCGTCTCCGAGGGTCTTCTCTGCGGGGTCACGACCGTGGCCGACCACCACCTCACATGGCCGGAGGGCTGCGACGACGTCGGCCTGGCTCTGGCAACGGCCTCGGCCGCCGCCGAGCTGGGCGGGCGGCTCGTCTTCGTGCGGGGCTCGGCCAGGGACGACCCCGAGCAGGCGGCGCTCTCGGCCGAGAGAATCGTGGCGGCGCTGGCGCCGGATGCCGTCGGCGGCATCACCGCGGACGGCATGCTGCAGCTCGCCGTCGGCCCGGCCGGCGTGCACAGTGACAGCGAGGAGACCTTCCGCCTGCTCGGCGAGGTCGCGAGGCGACACGGGCTGCGAAGGCGAACCCAGGCGAACGAGCAGGTAGACGTGGCGATCGCCCTGGAGAAGTACGGCCGCAGGCCCATCGAGCTGCTCGACGAGTGGGGGTGGCTCGCGCCCGACGTGACACTCGCGCACCTCTGCGCCGTCACGTCGGAGGAGATCGATCGTCTCGCGTCTGCCGGCGTCTCAGCCACGCACGCGCCGGGCTGCGATCTGCCCATGGGGTGGGGCATCGCTCCCGTGGCGGCGCTGCTCGCCGCGGGAATAGACGTGGGGCTCGGCACCAGTGGTGGTGGCAGCAACGACGCCAGTCATCTGCTCGCCGACGCGCGCCTCGCGATGCAGGTGGCTCCCCTGGTGGGGCCGGCCGTGCCGGCAAGAGAGATTCTCGGCCTCGCGACCGAGGGTTCGGCACGGGGCCTCGGCAGACCCGAGCTGGGTCATCTGCGCCACGGGGCCGCCGCGGATCTCTGCGTCTGGGACGTTTCCGGCGTGGCGGATGCCGGCGTCAGCGATGACGTGGCCGGTCTCCTCTGGGCCAACCCCGGCCGGCGTCCGAAACACGTGGTCGTCGCGGGCCGGGTGGTCGTGCGCGACTACGAGCTGGTCGAGCACGACCAGGCAGAGCTCGCCCGAGAGCTCTCGACGCTCCTCGCCCGCCGCCGCGACGTCACCGGCGGCTGA
- a CDS encoding XdhC family protein: protein MLDIATDIREALDAGRRLAVATVTAVDGSAPRALGTSMAVDDRGRVYGSISGGCVEGAVYQAAEAVLATGEPALHEFGFTDGDAFAAGLSCGGSIEVFVREIAPLGARGGIDARIADELDATASGRPAGIAIVVRGSARGALLAATASAAEVVSEGLDAGAAERILRELTARVGSGASGTAVVDCDGEPLTVLFVVSSTAPRMIIFGAVDFSAALADASALLGYHVTVCDARPLFATSTRFPSADEVVVAWPSVYLEQTVVDERTVICVLTHDEKFDIPLLTTALTLPVAYVGAMGSRTTHERRMRLLADAGLGERELGRLHSPIGLDIGGSTPQETAVSILAEVIASRTAASGAALRRVDGPIHRAVPVGAPLPAPDEGLVR from the coding sequence ATGCTCGACATCGCCACCGACATTCGTGAGGCGCTCGACGCGGGTCGGCGCCTCGCCGTCGCGACAGTGACGGCCGTGGATGGCTCAGCACCGCGGGCCCTCGGAACCTCGATGGCCGTCGACGACCGGGGGCGCGTCTACGGCAGCATCTCGGGCGGCTGCGTCGAGGGTGCCGTCTACCAGGCGGCCGAGGCCGTGCTCGCGACGGGAGAGCCCGCACTTCACGAATTCGGCTTCACCGACGGGGATGCCTTCGCGGCCGGGTTGAGCTGCGGCGGCAGCATCGAGGTCTTCGTTCGTGAGATTGCGCCGCTGGGGGCTCGCGGAGGAATCGATGCCCGTATCGCTGATGAACTCGACGCGACGGCCTCCGGTCGACCGGCCGGGATCGCCATCGTGGTTCGAGGGAGCGCGCGTGGCGCGCTCCTCGCGGCGACGGCCTCCGCGGCAGAGGTGGTGAGTGAGGGCCTCGACGCCGGTGCCGCCGAACGGATTCTGCGAGAGCTCACGGCTCGAGTGGGCTCGGGAGCCTCGGGAACGGCGGTCGTCGACTGCGATGGAGAACCGCTCACGGTGCTGTTCGTCGTCTCGTCTACGGCCCCGCGCATGATCATCTTCGGTGCCGTGGACTTCTCGGCGGCGCTCGCGGACGCCAGCGCCCTGCTCGGGTACCACGTGACCGTGTGCGACGCCCGGCCCCTCTTCGCCACGAGCACGCGATTTCCCTCGGCCGACGAGGTCGTCGTCGCGTGGCCGAGCGTCTACCTCGAGCAGACAGTCGTCGATGAGCGCACGGTCATCTGCGTGTTGACGCACGACGAGAAATTCGACATCCCCCTGCTCACCACGGCGCTCACGTTGCCCGTCGCGTACGTCGGGGCCATGGGGTCGAGAACGACCCACGAGCGTCGGATGCGCCTGCTCGCCGACGCGGGCCTGGGGGAGCGCGAACTGGGCCGGCTCCACTCACCCATCGGGCTCGACATCGGCGGCAGCACGCCGCAGGAGACCGCCGTGTCGATTCTCGCCGAGGTGATCGCGAGCCGCACCGCCGCGAGCGGCGCGGCGCTTCGGCGCGTCGACGGTCCGATCCATCGCGCGGTTCCCGTGGGCGCGCCCCTGCCCGCACCCGACGAGGGGCTCGTACGGTGA
- a CDS encoding 8-oxoguanine deaminase: MTGAARTIIEGAYVATVDAAGSEYAEGHVVVEGSDIVAVGPGPAPEWAADVGGPGHPAVTRIDGRGHLLTPGLVNTHHHLYQWLTRGLAQDAILFDWLTALYPTWSKIDAEVVGAGALGGMAVAVRSGCSTMADHHYVFPRDSGDILGSIVHAAQQLGVRLSVTRGSMDLGASKGGLPPDFAVETTDAILVASDDAVRRFHDPSREAMTRIALAPCSPFSVTADLLRESATLARSLRVRLHTHGSETLEEEAFCLATFGKTPTQYLDDLGWLGDDVWMAHCVHLDDHAIARFAETGTGVAHCPSSNARLAAGIAPVPQLVAAGVPVGLGVDGSASNESGQLGAEIRMAVLMNRLRAGADGMSGRTGLYLATMGGARVLGRSAEIGSIEVGKLADLALWRVDGVEHAGIADPVAALTLGAQPPLARLLVNGETVVRDGELTRVREADVAREVSLASATLRAR; the protein is encoded by the coding sequence GTGACGGGCGCAGCGCGCACGATCATCGAGGGCGCCTATGTCGCCACGGTCGATGCTGCGGGCTCCGAGTATGCCGAGGGCCACGTCGTCGTCGAAGGGTCGGACATCGTCGCGGTCGGCCCCGGCCCGGCGCCCGAGTGGGCCGCCGATGTCGGCGGCCCCGGGCATCCGGCTGTGACCCGCATCGACGGCCGTGGACACCTGCTCACGCCGGGTCTCGTCAACACCCACCACCACCTCTACCAGTGGCTGACCCGTGGCCTGGCGCAGGACGCGATCCTCTTCGACTGGCTCACCGCCCTGTATCCCACGTGGTCGAAGATCGACGCCGAGGTCGTTGGTGCGGGCGCGCTGGGAGGCATGGCCGTCGCCGTGCGATCGGGCTGCAGCACCATGGCCGATCACCACTACGTCTTCCCGAGGGACTCGGGCGACATTCTCGGCAGCATCGTTCACGCCGCCCAGCAACTGGGCGTTCGGCTTTCCGTCACCCGCGGCTCGATGGACCTCGGTGCGAGCAAGGGCGGGCTGCCGCCCGACTTCGCCGTGGAGACGACCGACGCGATCCTCGTGGCCAGCGACGACGCGGTTCGACGCTTCCACGATCCGTCCCGCGAGGCCATGACTCGGATCGCGCTCGCGCCGTGCTCGCCGTTCTCCGTGACCGCGGACCTCTTGAGGGAGTCCGCGACGCTGGCCAGGAGCCTCCGGGTGCGGCTGCACACGCACGGCTCCGAGACCCTCGAGGAGGAGGCGTTCTGTCTGGCGACGTTCGGCAAGACCCCGACGCAATACCTCGACGATCTCGGCTGGCTCGGCGACGACGTCTGGATGGCGCACTGCGTGCACCTCGACGACCACGCGATCGCACGTTTCGCAGAGACGGGAACGGGCGTCGCGCACTGCCCCTCGTCGAACGCGCGGCTGGCTGCCGGCATCGCGCCCGTTCCCCAGCTCGTGGCGGCCGGGGTGCCGGTCGGCCTCGGCGTCGATGGCTCCGCTTCGAACGAGTCGGGCCAGCTCGGCGCCGAGATCCGTATGGCCGTGCTGATGAACCGGCTGCGGGCGGGTGCCGACGGCATGTCCGGGCGCACCGGGCTCTATCTCGCGACGATGGGAGGCGCGCGCGTGCTCGGCCGCAGCGCCGAGATCGGATCGATCGAAGTCGGCAAGCTGGCCGATCTCGCCCTCTGGAGGGTCGACGGCGTCGAGCACGCGGGTATCGCCGACCCGGTGGCGGCCCTCACGCTCGGGGCCCAGCCCCCGCTCGCGAGGCTGCTCGTGAACGGTGAGACGGTGGTGCGGGACGGCGAGCTCACCAGAGTGCGTGAGGCCGACGTGGCACGCGAGGTCAGCCTCGCGTCGGCGACCCTCCGCGCGCGCTGA